From the genome of Coturnix japonica isolate 7356 chromosome 16, Coturnix japonica 2.1, whole genome shotgun sequence:
TGAGGCCTTGTGTCCCTTCAGGTCCGTGTGACCCCTGTCtgtccccatgtgtccccatGGGTCCACTTGTCTCCACATATCCTGTGTGTCCCTCTGtccctgtctgtctgtccccatGAGTCTGGATACCTCCAGGCTCTCCCTGTGGTTCCCCAATGTCCACAGTCTGTCCCTAGGCACCTGTTTGTCCTCCTGTGTTCCTGtgtccatccatccccatgtccctgGGCTGTGGCAGATGAGGGATTTTGGGGATGGGCTAGTGACCTGGATCCCCTTTGTTTTCACAGTGCTTGCCCCATCTCAGCCCACCCATGGGGGGTCACGGAAGACCCCTACATTTCTTGCACCTCCAGTGGCCCCAGCATCACCATCAGCCCGAGGGTCTCCAGCATCCCCACGGTCCCCAATGTCGCCGGCATCCCCAGGGTCACCAGGGTCCTTGGGGTCACCGGCGTCCTCAACATCTCCAAAGTCACCAGCATCCCTGAGGTCTCCAGTGTCTCCGGAGTCCTCTGCAGCACCAACTTCCCTGGAATCCCCATGGTCCCCAGAGTCCCCAGTGTCCCCGAGGTCACCTACATCTCCATGGcccccagcatccccacagTCCCCACTATCCCCAGCATCCCCTGTGTCCCCAGTGCTCCCgaatgtcccatccctgcatgAGCTGGGGGTCAAGCTTTCATCCTACAATGGCTCCCTGCTGCAGCGCTTGGAAAGCCACCTCCGGGCCACAAATTACCCACTCCGAGGCAACCAGACAGTGCCTGCAGTGGCCCGTGCCATCCTTTCCTACCTGCTTCGCCGCAGCCCGGCCTCATTGCGTTATCAATTCCTCCGCCACCTCCAGCAGAGCCCTCACCCCAAACCCCAGGTGTTGCCAGGGGCTGCTGGTGAGGCCCTGGTGGACTTGGATGGGCTGCGGGGTCACGCGGAGACTGTAGTGATCCGTTacaggctgctggaggagccagagggggaggaaggggagatgAGGGTGCCAGGGGACACCACAGTGGCCCGGGTGCCAGGGCTGGTGCCAGGGGCCACATACCGGGTGGAGGTGCATGGTGTGGTGCGGGGACGTGTCTCCAAGTCCTACACTTCCGTAGTGACCGCAGGTAGGtgacagggatggggatggggacagtgtTGCTTGGTGGCATCCGATAACCCCACACTGCTCTTCGGGTTGCAGGGCTGGGTGACACCAGTGAGCCTCCACCAGAGTGGAAGAACCTGTATGAGGTGGAGGTGACTGAGCCCCAGGGGGCCATGGCCAAAGCAGGTAACCCCCAGTGGTGGCAGTGGTGCCAATAGGGTAACTCAGGTGTTCACCGGCACTTGATTTGGTTGAATGTTTGGATGGTGAGATGGGTAGATGAGGGAGTGGTTAGAGGGATGAATGGAAGGACAGACTGAAAGTTGAGTGCAGTGTAGATGGGAGCATAGATATTTATAACTTGCATCATGTCGTGAATGTTGCAGCCCCATCAGAGGAGGAACCACCACAGCGACCCCGCCTGGGCACACTCACAGTCTCCCATGTGACTCCTAGCTCCATCCAGCTGGAATGGAGTGTCCTTGAGGGCACTTTTGACTCCTTCACAGTGCAGTACAGGGATGCACAAGGCCAGCCACAGGCACTTGCTGTGGATGGTGGGTCACGCACAGTGACCGTGCCCGGGCTGGCACCGTCCCGCCGCTACAAGTTCAACCTGTACGGGGTGTGGGGGCGGAAGCGCATTGGTCTCATctccactgatgctgtcacCACAGGTGAGGCTACTGTGAGCCCCATCCATGCCCCCTTTGGATCCCTCCATGAGAACTTTGAACTTGGGAGATGTGGGAACAAAACTTGGCCCTTGGtttggtgctgtgtgtgcagagtATGAGGGCTGGAGAGCTGAAAGGATGGAAAGATGAGTGAGGGTGAGAGTGGCTCTTTGGGTGGTTGTAGGTAGATGGATAGTTGTGCAGGTGGTGAGTActgaaaaacatggaaaaatggGTTTATGAATGAGTGTAGAAAGtgggtggaaggaaggaagaaaggaaggaagaaaggaaggaaggaaaggcaaaacTGTGTATGTATGAGACTCTGGGTGAGATGGCAAAGAAGATAATTAAGTAGGTGAGAACAGATTGggaaaaatggagaaacaggaagaaagataTATTGCTTTCTGAGCTGGGTGGCTAATGGGTTATAGGTGGATGGATGCACATAAAGATAGATCAACAGTCACACAGATGAGTGGGTAAGTGAATGGCTCCCTGTCTCATATGTGTATTCTGTTGCTCCCATTGAAGCTTCAGCAAAACCAAATGAAGAACCACCATCCCCACCACGCCTGGGTGAGCTGACAACGTCCCATGTCAGCCCCGACTCCGTCCAGCTGCAGTGGAGCGTCCCCGAGGGCTCCTTTGACTCCTTCACGGTGCAGTACAAGGATGCACAAGGCCAGCCACAGGTGCTGCCTGTGGATGGTGGGTCACGCACAGTGACTGTGCAGGGGCTGGCGCCGTCCCGCCGCTACAAGTTCAACCTGTATGGAGTGTGGGGACGAAAACGACTGGGCCCCATCTCCACTGATGCAGTCACAGGTGAGGGCAGGAATTGGTACCTGCTGGGTTCTGGGTTTGCAGCAGATAGGAAGTGAATCATGGCCTGTGCTGGGGATGTTGATTTCCTCTGGCAACAGGAACAGCTGTTGGGTGCCTCTTTAGGAGAAGATCAATTAATCGGTGCATGAAGTACAAAGTGACCAATGGGGAATGGATGGAGTGATGACTGTTGAGATGAGATGGTGGTTGCTTGAAAAAATCTCTGTTGGAATGGATGAACTGAGACATGAAGGTGTGAAAGGATGAATGGTATGATTTAGGAATAGATGGATGGGTGAGGAATGGATAGGTAGATCCTTAGTGGACTGGCAAAATGGATGGATGTGTGCAAAGGTGAATGAGTTAATTCTTCAGTGGAAGGGGATAATTGGATAATTGTCCCTTAGTCTGTTGGACTGAATGTGTGGTAGCATAGAAAAATGATTGAACAGAAGTACAGAGAGAATTATTGTGTGAATGGTGGGACAGGAACCTGAGTGTCTGGATGGTGGTGGTGTGAAGGTATGGCAGCTGTGTTCCATGGTTCAAGTANNNNNNNNNNNNNNNNNNNNNNNNNGTCCCTTGCTCTGTTGGACTGAACGTGTGCTTGCATAGAAAAATGATTGGTTAGAAGTTCATAGAGAATTAATTTGTGAAGATAGGGACAGTGACCTACCATCTGGCGGTGTGAAAGAATGGCAGTTGTGTTACATGGTTCAAAGATGGGTGGAAAAAGGGAACAGAGAAAGGGTGTTTGGATTGATGGATAGATGTGAAAGATGGACAGACTCAAGCTTCTATCCTGCATTGTGCCTTCTGtgttgcagctgcagaagagatTGGGGAAGAAGAACCACCTTCCCAGCCACACCTAGGAGAGCTGACAGCATCCCACGTCAGCCCTGACTCTGTCCAGCTGCAGTGGAGTGTCCCGGAGGGCTCCTTTGACTCCTTCACAGTGCAGTACAAGGATGCACAAGGCCAGCCGCAGGTGCTGCCCGTGGATGGTGGGTCACGCACAGTGACCGTGCCTGGGCTGGCGCCGTCCCGCCGCTACAAGTTCAACCTGTATGGAGTGTGGGGGCGGAAACGGCTGGGCCCCATCTCCACTGATGCAGTCACAGGTGAGGGCAGGAATTGGCACCTTTTAGGCTCTTCCTTTGCAAGGGGAAGGAACTGAAATGTGGCCTGTGCTTGGGATGTTAATTTCATCTGCCAATGGGAACAGCTGTTGGGTGCATGTTTGGCAAAGCATCCATTGAAAGatatgaataaatatgaagAGATCAATGGGGAATGGATGGAATGCTGGCTGTTGAGATGGGACGGTGCCTGCTTGAATAACTGTGTGTTAGAATAGATGAACAGATACACAAAAGAGTGAAAGGATGAGTGCTATAATTTAGGAGTAATTAGGAATAATTTAGGAGCTATAATTTAGGAGTTGGTTGAAGAATGGGTAGGTAGATCCCCAGtccagtgctgcagtggatGTACGTACCTTCCGTGGCATACTGAGTAAGTGTCCTTTGCTCTGTTGGACTGAACGTGTGGTTGCATAGAAAAATGGTTGGATATAAGTTCGTAGAGAATCCTTGTGTGAATGGTGGGACAGGAACCTGGGTATCTGAATGCTGGCGGTACGAAAGAATGGCAGCTGGGTTACGTGTTTAAAAGatgaatgaagaaaggaaacagagatgGGACGGACGGATCCTTGGTTGGATGTGAGCCATGGACAGGACCAAGCCTCTATCCTGCATTGTGGCTTCTGtgttgcagctgcagaagagatggaggaagaagaaCCACCATCCCAGCCAAGCTTAGGAGAACTGACAGCATTCCATGTCAGCCCTGACTCCGTCCAGCTGCAGTGGAGCGTCCCCGAGGGCTCCTTTGACTCCTTCACGGTGCAGTACAAGGATGCACAAGGCCAGCCGCAGGTGCTGCCTGTAGACGGTGGGTCGCGCACAGTGACCGTGCCTGGGCTGGTGCCGTCCCGCCGCTACAAGTTCAACCTGTATGGGGTGTGGGGGCGAAAAAGGCTGGGCCCCATCT
Proteins encoded in this window:
- the LOC116654150 gene encoding tenascin-X-like, which translates into the protein MTPGLPLLLLALALRRAQGNPGASPGPPPASPELSCGAEVLEAVLGRLRALEGEVRALQGQCGDSLGPQAGTGSTAAWKLCDTPGAGGCCGCRPGEAGNGLPCPAPRCPLDCSDQGRCRAGRCHCFEGFTGPFCATPVCPPGRGGPHCTLEIPSVTLRLAARNQTSFRVTWPRPAKPVDGYEVAVIPMDEPTALTTHELPGSAVTFEVTGLTPGQAFEIFIQAQRDQHLGAPGTLRVRTLLAPSQPTHGGSRKTPTFLAPPVAPASPSARGSPASPRSPMSPASPGSPGSLGSPASSTSPKSPASLRSPVSPESSAAPTSLESPWSPESPVSPRSPTSPWPPASPQSPLSPASPVSPVLPNVPSLHELGVKLSSYNGSLLQRLESHLRATNYPLRGNQTVPAVARAILSYLLRRSPASLRYQFLRHLQQSPHPKPQVLPGAAGEALVDLDGLRGHAETVVIRYRLLEEPEGEEGEMRVPGDTTVARVPGLVPGATYRVEVHGVVRGRVSKSYTSVVTAGLGDTSEPPPEWKNLYEVEVTEPQGAMAKAAPSEEEPPQRPRLGTLTVSHVTPSSIQLEWSVLEGTFDSFTVQYRDAQGQPQALAVDGGSRTVTVPGLAPSRRYKFNLYGVWGRKRIGLISTDAVTTASAKPNEEPPSPPRLGELTTSHVSPDSVQLQWSVPEGSFDSFTVQYKDAQGQPQVLPVDGGSRTVTVQGLAPSRRYKFNLYGVWGRKRLGPISTDAVTAAEEIGEEEPPSQPHLGELTASHVSPDSVQLQWSVPEGSFDSFTVQYKDAQGQPQVLPVDGGSRTVTVPGLAPSRRYKFNLYGVWGRKRLGPISTDAVTEKWLDISS